In one window of Paraflavitalea soli DNA:
- a CDS encoding winged helix-turn-helix transcriptional regulator — MGKRKLTSTNAINREQLIEFCGMIYAVDMLGGRWKLLILYKLEARTLRFSELKKRIPNITDRMLTLHLQELEKNGLVLRNAYAEVPPRVEYQLTESAKQLIPVWKQLEEWGLQHRAIMEETSVKTDTY, encoded by the coding sequence ATGGGAAAAAGGAAGTTAACATCTACCAATGCCATCAACCGGGAGCAACTGATTGAGTTTTGCGGCATGATCTACGCGGTGGATATGCTGGGCGGGCGTTGGAAGCTGCTCATATTGTACAAACTCGAAGCGCGGACCCTGCGTTTCAGTGAGCTGAAGAAACGAATACCCAATATCACCGACCGGATGCTCACGCTGCATTTACAGGAACTGGAGAAAAACGGGCTGGTGCTCCGCAATGCTTATGCAGAAGTGCCGCCCCGAGTAGAATACCAGCTTACAGAAAGCGCCAAACAACTGATACCTGTGTGGAAGCAGCTGGAGGAATGGGGATTACAGCACCGGGCTATAATGGAAGAAACAAGCGTAAAAACAGATACTTATTGA